One Candidatus Eisenbacteria bacterium DNA window includes the following coding sequences:
- a CDS encoding transketolase, with product MPRLELSLDELRERALFVRRDIIALLARSQSGHSGGPLSCADFGTVLFFHEMNLNPERLDDPGRDFWHFSIGHVTPVIYSLMAERGYFPLRDLLGFRQFHGHLQGHPSKHDTPGIEISSGSLGQGLSVCCGVAYASRHDGNPRRVYCIMGDGEQQEGQIWEAAMFAAHYKLDNLFAVIDYNRKQIDGDVQDVIGIAPLADKWRAFGWHVIECDGHDLKGILHAYQDARKAKGKPSVLLAHTVMGKGVSYMEDDYRWHGVPPSVEQADQALKELGTSLEEWTRRLEAGTVRTVTPAGNGVAAV from the coding sequence TTGCCCCGATTGGAGTTGAGTCTCGACGAGCTGCGCGAGCGGGCGCTCTTCGTCCGCCGCGACATCATCGCGCTCCTGGCTCGTTCCCAGAGCGGCCACAGCGGCGGTCCCCTCTCCTGCGCCGACTTCGGCACGGTCCTCTTCTTCCACGAGATGAACCTGAACCCCGAGCGGCTCGACGATCCCGGGCGGGACTTCTGGCACTTCTCGATCGGTCACGTCACGCCCGTGATCTACTCGCTCATGGCCGAGCGCGGCTACTTCCCGCTGCGCGATCTCCTCGGATTCCGGCAGTTCCACGGCCATCTCCAGGGACATCCGAGCAAGCACGATACGCCGGGCATCGAGATCTCGTCCGGATCGCTCGGACAGGGGCTCTCGGTCTGCTGCGGGGTCGCGTACGCCTCGCGGCACGACGGCAATCCACGGCGCGTCTACTGCATCATGGGGGACGGCGAGCAGCAGGAAGGGCAGATCTGGGAGGCCGCGATGTTCGCGGCGCACTACAAGCTCGACAATCTGTTCGCCGTGATCGACTACAACCGGAAGCAGATCGACGGAGACGTCCAGGACGTGATCGGCATCGCGCCCCTCGCGGACAAGTGGCGCGCCTTCGGATGGCACGTGATCGAGTGCGACGGCCACGACCTGAAGGGCATCCTCCACGCGTATCAGGACGCACGGAAGGCCAAGGGGAAGCCCTCGGTCCTCCTCGCGCATACGGTGATGGGGAAGGGCGTCTCGTACATGGAGGACGACTATCGCTGGCACGGCGTGCCGCCCAGCGTGGAGCAGGCGGATCAGGCGTTGAAGGAGCTGGGGACGTCGTTGGAGGAGTGGACGCGCCGGCTCGAGGCGGGCACCGTGCGGACGGTGACGCCCGCGGGGAACGGGGTGGCGGCGGTATGA
- a CDS encoding transketolase C-terminal domain-containing protein, whose translation MSQPTTATPAATPAGGYTLQKPEMKRTREGFGHGLVDVGEKRPEVFVLVGDLSGSTNVTFFAQKFPDRFIQVGIAEQNMMCIAAGLAAMGKIPYLATYGAFASCRSADQMRVTVAYTDLPVKIGGAHGGISVGPDGATHQAMEEIAIVRSIPNMKLVIPCDYWETRKATVALADDPHPNYIRFGREPVPVVTNESTPFTLGKANVLREGKDVALIACGVMVYEALVAAEALAQKGVEARVINMHTLKPLDVDAIERAARECGAIVTAEEHQVHGGLGAAVAEEVVQRHPVPMELVAVHDRFGRSGKQDELMAAFGIKSPDVITAAEKVLARKKAR comes from the coding sequence ATGAGCCAGCCCACGACCGCGACGCCGGCCGCCACGCCCGCCGGAGGCTACACGCTCCAGAAGCCCGAGATGAAGCGGACCCGCGAGGGGTTCGGGCACGGGCTCGTCGACGTCGGCGAGAAGCGTCCCGAGGTCTTCGTCCTGGTCGGCGATCTGAGCGGCTCCACGAACGTCACGTTCTTCGCCCAGAAATTCCCGGACCGCTTCATCCAGGTCGGGATCGCCGAGCAGAACATGATGTGCATCGCGGCCGGGCTCGCGGCGATGGGGAAGATCCCGTATCTCGCCACCTATGGCGCGTTCGCCTCCTGCCGGAGCGCCGACCAGATGCGCGTCACCGTCGCCTACACGGACCTTCCGGTGAAGATCGGCGGCGCGCACGGCGGCATCAGCGTCGGCCCCGATGGCGCCACGCATCAGGCCATGGAGGAGATCGCGATCGTCCGCTCCATCCCCAACATGAAGCTCGTGATCCCCTGCGACTACTGGGAGACCCGGAAGGCGACCGTCGCCCTGGCCGACGATCCCCATCCCAACTACATCCGGTTCGGCCGGGAGCCCGTCCCCGTGGTCACGAACGAGTCCACCCCGTTCACGCTGGGCAAGGCGAACGTGCTGCGAGAGGGGAAGGACGTCGCGCTCATCGCCTGCGGCGTGATGGTCTACGAGGCCCTGGTCGCCGCCGAGGCGCTCGCCCAGAAGGGCGTCGAGGCCCGCGTGATCAACATGCACACCTTGAAGCCCCTGGACGTCGACGCGATCGAGCGCGCCGCCCGCGAGTGCGGCGCCATCGTCACCGCCGAGGAGCACCAGGTGCACGGCGGCCTCGGCGCCGCCGTCGCGGAGGAAGTCGTTCAGCGCCACCCCGTCCCCATGGAGCTCGTCGCCGTGCACGATCGCTTCGGACGATCCGGCAAGCAGGACGAACTCATGGCCGCCTTCGGGATCAAGTCCCCCGACGTGATCACGGCCGCCGAGAAGGTGCTGGCGAGGAAGAAGGCCCGGTAA